Sequence from the Methanosarcina siciliae T4/M genome:
ATATTATATAAATATATCAAATTGAAAATGAAAAAAAGAAAGTTAAAAACTTAAATTTCAGTAAAGAAAAGCTTTTCAATCTGACAGATGCCACTATGAAATCGACCTTTATACCCCCGAAAACGCTGAAGTCTTTTCGATTGAAGGAGCATACCGTACAAAAAGAAGAACAGGTAAGTCTAGGACAGCTGGCAAGATACGTGGGAATGGTCCTCAACTGTGCGAAAATAGATGAATGCGCTCTTTCCTGGATTAGACCGCTTACAACACAAAAGTACTTTTCAGAATCACTGCACAATCAATAACTAAATATAGTAACATAATAAAAATATAATTATATTAAAGACTGCGTTAAACAGATGTTGATACAATAAATACACAGTGAGAAATATATCAGTGTATAATCAGGATTTAAACGTTGTAACACAAAAATTGAACCTGGTATGGAGGTTCGTTGCTACCCCTTTTATATAAAAGGAAGGCAGATTTGTCCATATGAATGGAGAAGAGGAAAAAGAACTTACAGCTTATTGCGGGCTTTACTGCGCTGACTGTATCCATTTTCAGAATAAACACAGTAAAATCGCGAGGCAACTTAAAGAGGAACTTGAGAATATAGACTTTCAGAGCTATGCCAGCATAAAAAGTCCTTTTGGTGCGGAGTTTCAGGAGTATGATGCATTTCTTACCGTGCTTGAAGCCCTTACAAACCACTCCTGTTCCGAAGGCTGCAGAAGCTCAGGAGGGTGCGGTGCGGAGCCCTGTGCGATAATCCAGTGTTGCGAGGAAAAAGATTACGAGGGTTGCTGGGAATGCACGGCCTTTGAAACCTGTGAGAAGTTTGCGGCTTTAAAACCCCGATGCGAAGCTTCGGTAATGCATAACCTCAAAGAGATCAGGGAAAATGGTCTTGAAGGCTGGAGCAATCGCCGCGTACCTATTTATAACTGGCAACAGCCAGGCCTGACAAAAGAGCCCGAAAAAAGGGACAAAGAATGAACGGATACTTAAAATGGCCTCTAAAATGTAATTTTATATAGTGACAAATTACAAATTGCTTAATACGAAATTTGAGATGTATTTTTTGAGAGGTTTTAATGGTAACTCAAGGCGACAAAGCGATCCCGATGAAGCTAAAAATCGAGGTGTTTAACAACCTTCAAGTAATCAAAGACTATTGTCTTGTACTGGGCGGAGGAAAAATCGGCACCGATTTTCTCCGATACGCCCGCAAGAACGGATTCCCCTTCGTGCTTATCATTGACAGGGATGAAAATGCACCCGCATCAAGAGAAGCCCGGGTTCTGAAAAACAGGAGTGAACTCATAAATCTCCTGAGGGAAAAAACAAAAATATCTCTCAGGGAAGAAAACGCTGAACAACTTCCCGGGCCTGAAGCTTACTTTTACGCAATGGATATGCACAGCGTTCCTTTTCTCCTAAGGCTGGGCATTCCCGAAAATATCATCCCTGCCGTGCCGTGTCATGCGGTTGCGTACATGCTTGCAGATATCCTGGAGTTCCCCGTACAGGAAACAGAAACTGAGGAAAATCCCAAAGCAAATCTTCATGAAACAGCGATCCCCGAAGAGGTCCCGGAAAAAAAGATTTCAGGAGAAAAAAGACCTGTAAACGAACTCTTCATCCGACCTGAAGATTCGGAGCTCCTGGTTTTTTTCAAAACTCTTGCAGCAGTCATTCCAGGAGATGTAACCGCAGGCAGTTACCCTGAGTATGGAATGTTGTTTTTCTCATACGCAAGGGAAGGTGAAATCTGTCCGGACGGCTGCCCAGGACCGCGAGACCGATGCCCGATCTTCGGGAGAGATAAACCGAGAACCATTACCGAATATACAGGAGAACTCAATAAAACCATACAGGGGTGGGTCTTTGAGAGCCATCAGATGAAACCGGGAGTCGGCGGGCTTAAGGGAGGGGAGTTCAAACGGAATATACTGGAAATCATGGAATTCGTAAGTACACTTCAGGAAGAAAGGAGCCTTGAAAAGCCTGAAAAACCCGAGGAAAGGGCTTTTTTCATAGCCACGACCTGCACCTGCCATGGGGTTTTGAATCTCTTCTACGTTACTTGAGCTTACTTTTTCGAACCATCCATTCCGTCATAACCCGGATTTTTCAGAGCCAAAAGCTACATCTATCAGCATGCCTGTATACCTGTAAGGGGACTATATGGATACATTTGTGGGTACGAGTGGCTGGTACTATGAATGGAATAAAAAGAAAAATCTGGACTGGTTTGTGGAAAATTCAGGGCTTAATTCCGTAGAGTTAAACGCAAGTTTTTACAGATTTCCTGCCCCTTCAAGCATAAGGAGCTGGAGCACGAAAGGGGCTGAACTCAGGTGGAGCATAAAAGTCCACAGGTCCATTACCCACTGGCGACAGTTCGGAGAAAGTGCTCTTGAAACCTGGGAAAATTTTAGGGGACTTTTTGAACCCCTGGAACACCTTATTGATTTCTACCTATTTCAAGCGCCGCCGAAGTTTGATGATGCTGCAACAGCTCTCGGGTTTGCGGAAGAAACAGGGCTTGGAGAAAAATTTGCTCTGGAAATAAGGAACAAAAAACTGCTCGGAAACGATGACACATGTGAAGAGCTTCTGGAAAAGGTGACACTGGTATCCGTTGACTCCCCGGATTACAGGGACCGGATTTTCTCCGGAAAAATAGTTTATGTGCGAATGCACGGAAGAGAAGGCTGGTATAGTTACAATTATACACGGGAAGAAATTGAAGAAACTATCCGGAAAATAAATGAATTTGAGCCTGAAAAAGTCTACATTTATTTTAATAATAATCATAATATGCTTGAAAACGCAAGAACGGCTTTAAAAGTCTTTTTCAAAATGTAAACCCGGCAATTAGACTTCAATTTTCAAAAATCTCCTTTTATATGGGCAGAAATAATTTTGATTCACGGCTTCAGTTATGAGTTCTGTTATGGTAAGATAAAGATGAACTTCAATTGTTAACCTGCGTTATGAATAAATTATTATATAAAGAATTATATGTAAACTTTGATCCGGAAATTCCCAGAGTCAAAAGTAAAATGCCCCAAAATAAGAACTTTAATTTTTTTATATTGCTAATGATAACCGAGGAGAGATTTCCCTGGAAACTCTTAATATATAAAAACGGAGTGGAAATATGTTCTGGAGCAAAGACGATATTGTCGAGAGACTGAGCAAAATACCTCGAACGCTGGAAGACATTTCAATAGAGATATTTGAAGGCGTATCCCCATCAAAAGATTTGCTATACAAAATGAACCTTTCGGAATATTGTACAGATGCGCCCAATGGCTACAGATACCTGCAAACAAATATAAGCGCAGGACATGTGGGCATAGAAAAAGAACTCGTGTATCCTTATATGGACGATACTCTTTCGAATGAATTTGCTGTCCAGCCCACACAGCATCATTACATACTGCCGTATGAGATCCTTGGATATGAAATAAAGAAAGAATACCGAATTTTTCAGCCTGAGGAATTGAAAACAAAGTTTCCTGTAGCTTATAATAAACTGCTAGAAGGGGAAAAGAAATACGGGTCCGTAAGACAGGAAATCGAATCTGACAACGATTACCGCCTGGAAAACGAAAGCCTCCTGAAATATGTAAAAACACCTAAAATAATCATCACTAACCATTACCGCTTTCATGCGTCATACGATGCTATCGGAAACTATGTTTTTGCAGGCGGAGTAGGGGTTGTGCTTGGGGATGTCACACTCTACCATTATGTCACCGCTGTCCTTAACTCTGCCATAGCAAGGACTCTGCCCGAAATCTGGCACCGGGAAAAAATGCAGAAAAACCACTACCTGAACGCAAAAATGATGCGAAGGTTCCCAATTGAGTTTCCCAAAAAAGAAATTACCGAAACCCTTATAAGCACAATCACAAGGTACCTTATTTACCTCAACCGGCAAAAACAAGAGGCAAAAACCTACTCCATACATAACTGCCAGAACCTGATAGATTTTTACAAAAGAATTTCAGACCTTTTGATTCTGGACACCTACATCACGGATGATCTGGACCCCAGGTTCCTTGAAATCCTTGCAGAACATATCACCGTACCCGGTGACGAATTTGAATACAGTAACGACATTAGTCTTTTGATCGGGCTGCAGGAGATAAAGCAAAGCATCCTGAACTCTGAGGATTTCCGGAAGTGCAGGTTCACTAATGAATTCACCAATATCCTGGCAACCCTGAAAAACAATGGTGTCTGGTAAAGGGATTAAACTTTTTTCAGGCTTTTAAGCACGTCCTTCCCATTCATTTAAGGCAGTGTGAGATCCTGAGTAATTACAAAAGGCTTTAACTTCTGGGCAAGGGAACAGGGCCTTTTGCAGTTCATGGCTCATGGTCGCAAGGAATTAGCTCATTGCACGTTTTGCTCCTTCGGTTGCAAGTTTCGCCTGCAGAAACTCTTCTTCAGCCTTTTTAATTTCGGAGAGGTCAATGAAGCTTTCAACAAAATACCCGTTTCCTCCTATTGAGACGGGCACAACGTTTCTGAGGATAGGTATGGGGTCTCTTCCGGCTTTGAAAAGTATACTCTCAGAGAGTTCCCCGGCCGGATCCAGCGAAGGCATGTTACATCCTTCTTCCCCTGCCTGGCAGATTAACTGGCTGCAGACCGTTCCTATAAGTTCTTTTTCGGAATAACCTGCGGTTTTCAGGGCAACCGGGTTTGCATCTACAACTTTTAAGGAGGAGGCTTCGATTAGCAGGATGCCGCAGAGGGTGTTGTCGAGGATGGTTTTGAGCCTTTCCCGACTCTCCTGCTCCAACCGTTCTGCATTTTTCACCCCGGTAATGTCCTGGGCTACGATCTGAATTATATTATCATTTCTATCGATAAGGGACAGGTTAACCTCAATGTCAACAATTTCCCCTTCAGTTTTCTGGTACTTCATTTCAAAACAAGAAGAAACCTGCTTGAAGGTTTCCTTAAGTGCATGCTGAAGCTCGGAAAGGTACTCAGGTGGAATGAAGGAGATAAAAGAAATATTAAGTGGCTTCCCTTCCCGAAAACCGAAAATCTCACAGCCTTTTTTATTTATATCCAGGACCTTTTTACCATCCGAAATAATAACAGTATCATTGGACATTTCAAATAAAGCCCTGTACATATGATCTTTTTTCCTGAGATCTTCTTCTGCTTCCCTGTAAAGTGTGAGGGTATTTTCAAGTTCCAACCATCTCCTGAGAGAAAATATCCCCATTCCAAAAGAAGTGTATATAGAAAGAATTAGCAGGAGCCCCAGTTCGTCGCTGTTGTAAGCTTCAACAAACAATACGACAGATTCAAAAAGATTATATTTGGAAGCTACCAGTGTAAATATAAAGCCCAGAACCAGAATGAATATTAGTTCATTAGACTTTTTCATAAACGGTGACTTTGAAATATTTTCCATCCCTTATCCCTCTTAAAGGATCAGAACCTGTGTAAATTTCACAATACCTGGTAAACGACTGTGCAGGTATCTATGATTGATTTGAATCTGCCGACATCATGGACTTTGAGATATAACCGCCAGATCCTTCTTTTAAGAACCTCCCCTCATGTCAAGGAGTATGGGATCGAACCTGTTTTCTTTAGCAATTTTGAGAGCTTCGAACCCGTCCCCGGCTTCTCTGCTCTCATAGCCAAAAGTGCGAAGAAGGAACCTGATGAGTTTCATAATTACAGGACTGGCCTCAACAACAAGTGTACTTTTCATTTCCATGGTCCCTCAATCTGCATATATTAAGAGACCTGGAAAAATACAGATGCTTCCGGCAAATTGGCAATTTTTATCCAAACCCTGCAATACTAAATTTAGCAGGCTCCTGCAGGCCATAGGCTTCTAT
This genomic interval carries:
- a CDS encoding DUF3795 domain-containing protein, whose translation is MNGEEEKELTAYCGLYCADCIHFQNKHSKIARQLKEELENIDFQSYASIKSPFGAEFQEYDAFLTVLEALTNHSCSEGCRSSGGCGAEPCAIIQCCEEKDYEGCWECTAFETCEKFAALKPRCEASVMHNLKEIRENGLEGWSNRRVPIYNWQQPGLTKEPEKRDKE
- a CDS encoding response regulator; its protein translation is MKSTLVVEASPVIMKLIRFLLRTFGYESREAGDGFEALKIAKENRFDPILLDMRGGS
- a CDS encoding PAS domain-containing protein, yielding MENISKSPFMKKSNELIFILVLGFIFTLVASKYNLFESVVLFVEAYNSDELGLLLILSIYTSFGMGIFSLRRWLELENTLTLYREAEEDLRKKDHMYRALFEMSNDTVIISDGKKVLDINKKGCEIFGFREGKPLNISFISFIPPEYLSELQHALKETFKQVSSCFEMKYQKTEGEIVDIEVNLSLIDRNDNIIQIVAQDITGVKNAERLEQESRERLKTILDNTLCGILLIEASSLKVVDANPVALKTAGYSEKELIGTVCSQLICQAGEEGCNMPSLDPAGELSESILFKAGRDPIPILRNVVPVSIGGNGYFVESFIDLSEIKKAEEEFLQAKLATEGAKRAMS
- a CDS encoding DUF72 domain-containing protein, with product MDTFVGTSGWYYEWNKKKNLDWFVENSGLNSVELNASFYRFPAPSSIRSWSTKGAELRWSIKVHRSITHWRQFGESALETWENFRGLFEPLEHLIDFYLFQAPPKFDDAATALGFAEETGLGEKFALEIRNKKLLGNDDTCEELLEKVTLVSVDSPDYRDRIFSGKIVYVRMHGREGWYSYNYTREEIEETIRKINEFEPEKVYIYFNNNHNMLENARTALKVFFKM